CGGGGCATTGGCCGTGGGGGTGACTGCCCGCACGGTTCTGCGCGGGCAGAGGGTCAGGGCCTGGGCGGCCCTCGCGGAGCCCTGCGCCACGGGGACGCTGGGCGCCTTCACAGCGGCCCTGATCGTATCCCCCGGGGCGGTGGGAGGGATGTTCGTCACCCTCTCGGCCGCGTTTCTCACCAGCAGCGTTCCGGGCGCCCTCCTTGGCCTGATCGTTCTCAAGGGCCTCGAAAAGCGCCTGAAGGGCACGGCCAAAGCGGCGGAATAGCGCGGCGTCACGCCTCCCTGTCCAGTGTCATATCCCCCGGCTGGACCAACCCCCGGCCCTCGAGAATCCTGGCGAAGAACCAGGTGAGCAGGGCGGGGAGGACGAAATGCAGCAGGATCACGCCGGGCCAGGCGGACTCGCCCATCACGGTGAACGTGCCGATCTGCCCCACCAGGCCGCTCGTCCCCATCCCCGCGCCGACGCTGTTGTTCTTCATCCGGAAAAGCAGCGTCGCGAGGGGGCCCAGGACGGCCGAGGCGAGGGTCGGCGGAACCCATATCCAGGGGTTGCGCATGATGTTCGGCACCTGAATCATGGACGTGCCCAGCCCCTGGGCGATCAGGCCCCCGATCCCGTTCTCCCGGAAGCTCATGACCGCGAACCCGACCATCTGCGCGCTGCACCCCACCGTGGAGGCCCCGGCGGCGAGCCCCGAGAGCCCCAATGAGATCGCCAGGGCGGCGCTGCTGATCGGCAGCGTGAGGATCATCCCCATGATGACGGAGACGGCGATGCCCATCGGCAGCGGCTGCAGGGTCGTCGTCAGGTTGACGAGATCCCCGACGGCGTTCATTCCTCTCGCAATCCAGGGCGCGCAGGTCACGGCCGCGAGTCCGCCGCCGACGATCGTGGCGAGAGGGATCAACAGGATGTCGAGCCCCTTGCCGCCTTTTCCCTGCGCGATCTTGCCGCACAGGACCCCGACGAGAGCCGCGACGGCGGCCCCTACGGGCTCGCCGGGCACGGGCGCAGGGCCGGCAAAGGCCCCAGCCCCGACAGCGCCGACCGCCAGAGAGGAGAAGACCGCCAGGGGCGGGGCCGAGACGCTGCACGCGATGCTGGCCGCGATAGCCGGTCCCATGAGGATCTGCGCCGCACTGCCGAGTTTCGTCAGCAGGGGAACTGAGAGGTAGGCGCCCGCCTGCCTCAGGATCAACCCCACGATCAGGGAGGCGAAGAGTCCGCGCCCCATTCCATTCATCACGTCGATGACAAAGTCCCAGCCTTTCCGTTGTCTGGCCATCGAGAGTCCTCCTATGCTGACCGAGCTGACGGTCCGGTATGATCCTCCGGTTCCGTCCTGCATTATATCAAAGGAGAAAAGCGTAAAAGGCGGTAAAAGGCGGAGGGCACGGATTTCTTCGTCTTTTCGTTTATAATGCTGAGGGGAGGCAAACTCGAAACCATACGGCGCTTGAACCCATTGCGGATGCCGGAATGACCGGAATGAAAGGACAGGATGAGCGGATATGGCGAAGCTTGTGGAATGCGTACCGAACTTCAGCGAGGGGCAGAGGGCCGAGGTCATCGAGGCCATCATCGGCGAGGCGCGCGGGACGCCCGGCGTGACTATCCTGGACCACTCCTCCGACCCCAATCACAATCGGACGGTGCTCACCTTCGTGGGCGAGCCTCAGGCCGCCAAGCAGGCGGCGTTCGCCTGCTGCGCCAAGGCCGCGGAGCTGATCGACATGGAGAAACACAGGGGGGGACATCCCCGCATCGGTGCGACGGACGTCATTCCCTTCATCCCCGTCTCGAACGTTACGATGGAGGAGTGCGTGGCCCTGGCCCACGAGCTGGGCAGGGAGATTGCCGACAAGCTCTCCATTCCCGTCTATTTCTACGAGGCCGCCGCAAAGCGCCCCTCGATGAAGGCGCTGCCCGACGTCCGCAAGGGGGAGTACGAGGGGCTGAAGGAGGCCATCAAAACGCCGGAACGCGCCCCCGACGAGGGGCCTCGGGCGATGCACCCCAGGGCCGGAGCTACGGTCGTCGGCGCGCGCCCCTTTCTGGTGGCCTTCAACATCAACCTGTCGACCTCCGACTTGGCCCTGGCCAAGCACATCGCCCAGACCATCCGCGCGGCCAGGGGCGGCTATGTGAACTGCCGCGCCATCGGCCTGGCGCTTGAGGAGAGGGGGATCACTCAGGTCTCCATCAACATGACGGACTACACCTCGACCCCGCTGCACCGCGTCTTCGAGACCGTCAAATCCGAGGCCGCGCGCTACGGTGTCAGTGTCGTGGGTAGCGAGATCATCGGGCTTACCCCCATGCAGGCCCTCCTGGACGCCGCCGACTTCTACCTGCGCCTCGAGGGTTTCAAGCGCGACCAGGTGCTGGAGGCTCGCCTGCTTGGGGAATAGCGCGCCGGGGGTCCGCGGCGCTTGAAAACCGAGGGGGGGGTACGGGGGGCGTCGGCCCCCCGTGCTTTGAATCGGAGGGTTTCAAGCGCGAGCAGGTGCTGGAGGCCCGGTTGTTGGAGGAATAGTGTGCCGGGGGTCCGCGTCGCTTGAAACCCGAGGGGGGGTATGGGGGGCTTTGGCCCCCCGTGCTTTGAATCGGAGGGATTCAAGCGCGAGCAGGTGCTGGAGGCCCGATTGCTGGGGGAATAGCGCGCCGGGGGTCCGCGTCGCTTGAAACCCGATGGGGGGTACGGGGGGCGTCGGCCCCCCGTGCTTTGCCCAATTAAGGATAGAGGCCCTATGAGGGCGGACGGATTTTGGAGGAGATATTTTCGTCATGGAAGTTATAGATCTGATACGGCACAACGGTTACGTTCAGGCTATTTTGGGCTACGCGATTCTGCTGATCCTGATCGGGTGGTTCGTGGGCAGAAGGGTCAGGAGTTCGTCGGGCTTCTTCGTCGCGGGGAGGAGGCTGGGGACGGGCCTTCTCTTCACCACGCTGATCGCGGCAAATATCGGCGCCGGCTCCACGGTCGGAGTTGCGGCCATCGCCTATAAGTCCGGCGCCTCCGCCTGGTGGTGGATCGGGAGCGCGGGCATCGGCTCCATGATCCTGGCGTTCTGCGTAGGCCCCAGGATCTGGCGCATCGCCTGCCGGCACGGACTCTACACGCTTGGGGATTACCTGGATATGCGCTACGACAAGGTGTTTCGGGGATTTTTCTCCGGGATGATGGCCGTCGGCACCCTGGCCCTGTTCTCCGGCCAGCTCCTGGGGATCGCCTGGATTCTGGAGGTCGTGGCGGGGGTGCCGAAGACGGCGGGCGTCATAGCGGGCGCGGTCGTCGCGACGCTCTATTTCGCGGCTGGCGGCCTGCTCTCCACCGCGGTCGTCAATATCGTCGAGCTCGTGGTGATCCTCGCCGGGTTCCTCGTCGCCCTGCCCTGCATCTACGAGTTCGTCGGAGGGTGGGAGGGGCTGACCGCCAGGGTGGCCCAAAATCTGCCCGACGCGGCGCGGCAGGCGTCCTTCTTCTCCTTGGACGGCATCGGCGTTACGGTTATCGTTGGCTATCTGGTCATGCTCGTACCGTCCTTCTTCATCTCCCCCGGGCTGATCGGCAAGGTCTTCGGGGCGAAGGACGAGCATGCCATCCGCTGGGGGACGGCGCTCAACGGAGCGGTCCAGCTTTTGTTCGCGGTCATCCCCGTCTTCATCGGCATGGCGGCCTTCGCGGCCTTTCCGGACCTTCCGCGCGCGGATCTAGCCCTGCCGACCGCGATGAAGGAGATGATGCCCTTCTCCATCGCCACGCTGGCGCTCGCGGCCATCTTCGCGGCGGAGGTCAGCACGGCGGACGCCGTGCTCTACATGCTGGCGACCTCCGTCTCCAACGATCTCTACAAGCGTTTTCTGAACCCCGGGGTGTCGGACGCCGCGCTGCTGAGGTTCTCCCGCGCCGTTACCCTCGCGTCGGGGGTGCTGGGCGTGCTCTTTGCCTTGAAACTCGGCAGTATCATCTCCGCGTTGACGATTTTCTACTCACTGATGAGCGTATCCCTGGCCGCACCGCTCGTCTTCGGGCTCTTCACCTGCCGCGCCTCCAACGCCGGGGCCATCCTCGCCTCGGCCTGCGGTATCGCGCTCACGCTGTTCTGCTCCTTCTATCAGGGGGCGGAGACCGTGAACCTGTGGGGCGGCGTGCTGGACACCAGGACGCACCTGGTGGATTTCGGCCTGGCGAAGCTCAACGCCGCCACCTGCGGCATCCTGTTCACCTTCGTGCTGATGGCCGTCTCGCTCCTGATCCTGCCGTCCCGGAGCCGCAGGGCGGAGTGAGCGCGGAGGCGGCCGGCTTCTGTCGATAGGTCGCCGAGGTTGCCTGCTGTCGAGACATTGTGTGCAGCGGGATCGTTGGAGTTGGACTCATCCCGTAGGCCCTGTTGGACAACAGGGGGGTATTTGTGACTCGAGGGCTTGATTGCCCGGTGAATAGCACCATAACGGATATTGCAGTTTCTGCTGTCTGTGTGTGTGGACTTCGCCCCCCGGAAAATTCGGTGGGCGAAGCCGCAAAGAAGGTTCCATAACAGGTTCGCAAAAATTCAGGAGTTCTCCTGACAAAATACATCACAAGTGGTCCTGTGTTGCGAGATCCCGAAGAATTGATACCCCTTTGAAATCCGACAAAGGTGTACCCGCATGGCCTCCCCGGCCTCCTCCGAATTCTGAGCACGAATAGCCTCTACAATCATCTTATGTTCACGAAAGGCGTTTTGAGCCCAGCCATCGACGTGGTTAAAGAGCATCCCACGATAGCGCCGTGTAAAGTCGCGCATCAGGGAGGCCACACCTTCATAGACGCGTAGCAGAAGCCCGTTCCCGGTTGTTCGCATGATCGCCTGATGCAGCAGAAAATCCCATTCGTCGCCACGGGCGTAATTTTTCTCATCACAATAGTCGACATTCGATAAGGCACTCAGGCAGCGATCCATCTGTTCGAGATCCACGTCATTTCGAACCCGTGCGGCGATTTTAGCTGCCGGGATCTCCAAAATTAAACGAACCTCCAGGATCTCTCCGTTCAGGACCGATGGCCATTGAACCATTCCACTGATGTTCTGAGCAACCTTCTCCTCGCCATTGCGAATGATGGTAATGCCGCTGCGCCCCTCAATGGAGAGGCGCCCCATCCCCTCCATCGTCATTAGAGCCTCTCTAAGAAGGGTTCTCGTCACTCCCATTTCTTCCATCAGTACACGCTCGGGCGGTAGTTTTGTAGCTGTTCTGAAGCGTCCCGTCTGAATTTCCTCTGTTAATTGTTGAATCAGTTGTTCCCGTTTCGTCTCAATCACACATAACCATTCCATTCCTTAATCTTAATGTTCAGAGAGCACCGCTTTCTCTCTCGGCTGAAGATAGTTTTCTTCCCCCACTTGTACTCTGCAGCCCCATTCTAGCGGATAATCGTTATCCGTGGAGTGGTTCCCTTGTAAAAATTTCCCCCCCCCTGATCCGCAAAAAATATTTCAAAAAAAATTTATATCTTGACTTTACATATTTCTTGTTTGTGCTACTATGATGTCAAAACAAGACGTAGTACCAACTGGTATAACCAATATGTCTCTCGTGTTCCACAAAATTATCCACTGATTCGCGTGTATCGCTGTGCTTCTGAATATCTTAATATGTCTTTGCAGCTATACTTTCAAAGAAAATGTGTTTATTTTTAATCGATAAAGGAATTGTTTTTACACTGTTGTTTGAAGGAGCAAAACAGGAACGGAGGTGTTTGGCGTGAAGTATGCGAAGGTTCTGGAATGTCTGGATGCTGAGGGTTTGATTCGATTTGTGCAGGATGTTGTGCGTATCGACAGTGTGTACGACCCGGGGGTCCCCGGTGCTGACGAGTCCCGCGTGACGGAGTTCGTGTCGAAATTTCTTAGGGATGAGGGGTTCGAGGTCCATCTGGATGAGGTCGTTCCGGGCAGGACGAACATCGTGGCATTCCTGCGAGGCGAAGCGGGCGGAAAAACCATTTTGATGGAGGGGCATCAGGATGTCGTCTCCATTGGAAACCGTGAGGAATGGAAATACGATCCATTCGGTGCGGAGATTGTGGAGCGAGATGGAAAGAAAGTCATGTATGGCCGTGGCTCCAACGATACAAAGGGCAATATGGGGGCGGCTATCTTTGCGGCCCGTGCGATTCGTGACAGCAAAATTACCTTTAAAGGAAATATTCTGCTTTGTATTCCCGTTGATGAAGAGGGGATGATGATTGGCATCAAGCATTTTATCGAAAAAGGTTGGGCCAAGGGAGTCGATGGAGCCCTAATCTGTGAGCCGGAGGAGAAGCACCTTTGTGTGTTCCAGAAGGGGGCGCTCCGTTTTCGAGTTACCTTCCATGGCACTCAGTGTCACGGCTGTATGCCTCTGACGGGGAACGACCCCAACTGGGCTTTGGCCCGTTTTATTGTAGAACTGCGGCAGCTGGAGAACTTTGAAAAGGATCGGCTGGGCAGACACGAATTTTTGGGTTGGCCCAGCTTCACGCCAACCGTCCTCCAGGCTCCGGTCACCGGGGTGGCGCAACTAAACGTGGTGCCGAAGGAGGCAAGCCTGGCTTTGGATGTCCGCACTGTACCTGGTCAGGAACATGACGGGATCCGTCGTCAGATTCAGGGAATAGTAGATCGCCTGTCGAGCCAATATTCTTTTGGTGATGACAAATTCTCCGCCACCATAGAGCAGCTGGACGACCGGCCATGGACCGAGGTTCCACGAGACCATCCGCTCGTTGCCTCAGCAGCACGCGCCTACCGCGAGGTTATGGGGCGGGAGGAAATCTATGACGGTGTTCCCGGAGCGACCGATGGGACCTTCCTTCAGGCCTGGAATAATATCCCCGTCCTGGTGACGGGCGCAGGTGATCGTGAAATTCCCCACCATGTGGACGAGTGGGTGGAGGTCGATGACCTGATTGAGGCCTCGAAAATCTTTGCCTTGACCGCGTTGTACTTTATGGAGAGCTGAGCGAAGGGGTAATTCTCCCCGTGATGTAGCCGTCTGAATGGAATAGAGGTCGCGCGTGATGCGACCGGCGACTAGATTGAGGGAGGTGTTTTTAATGGATCTGCTATTGCACAATGGTTACGTTCAAGCCATTTTGGGTTATGCGATTCTGCTGATTCTGATAGGGTGGTTTGTGGGTAGCAAGGTCAAGAGCTCGTCGGGTTTCTTCGTAGCGGGGCGAAAACTTGGGACAGGGCTTCTTTCCACCACCTTGATCGCGGCTAACCTGGGGGCAGGTTCTACGGTTGGAGTCGCGGCGATTGCCTATAAGTCCGGCATCTCCGCCTGGTGGTGGATCGGGAGCGCCGGCATCGGATCCATGATCCTGGCGTTCTGCGTTGGCCCAAAGATTTGGCGCATCGCCTGCCGATATGACCTCTATACCTTGGGGGACTATCTGGATAGACGTTACAGCAAAGTGTTCCGAGGGCTTTTCTCGGGCATGATGTCCATAGGTACGTTGGCGTTGTTCTCGGGGCAACTCCTGGGTATCGCCTGGATTCTCGATGTCGTTGCAGGGGTGCCGAAAACGGTGGGGGTCATCGCGGGTGCAGTCGTTACGACGCTCTATTTTGCAGCTGGTGGCCTGCTCTCCGCGGCGATAGTCAATATCGTCGAGCTCGTAGTAATCCTCGCCGGCTTTCTCATCGCCCTGCCCTATATCTACGGGTTCGTCGGAGGGTGGACAGGGTTGACCTCCAAGGTCGTCCAGAATCTACCCGATGCGGTGCAGCAGGCGTCCTTTTTCTCCATGGATGGCATTGGTGTTACGGTTATCGTTGGCTACCTGGTCATGCTCGTTCCGTCCTTTTTTATATCCCCCGGGCTGATCGGCAAAGTCTTTGGGGCGAGGGATGAGCATGCTATCCGCTGGGGAACGGCAACCAACGGCGTCGCCCAACTGTTATTCGCAATTATCCCCGTTTTTATCGGCATGGCTGCTTTCGCGGCCTTTCCGGATCTTCCACGCGCGGATCTGGCTCTGCCGACAGCGATGAAGGAGATGATGCCCTTCTCCATCGCCACGCTGGCGCTGGCTGCTATCTTCGCGGCGGAGGTCAGCACGGCGGACGCCGTCCTTTATATGTTGGCAACATCCGTATCCAACGACATCTACAAGCGTTTCCTGAACCCCTTGGTATCGGACGAAGGACTCTTGAAGTTTTCCCGATCCGTCACGCTTCTGTCGGGGGTGCTGGGTGTACTCTTTGCCTTGAAACTCGGCAGTATCATATCTGCGCTGACGATTTTCTACTCACTGATGAGTGTCTCCTTGGCCGCGCCGCTCGTCTTTGGGCTCTTCACCCGACGCGCCTCCAATGCCGGGGCCATTCTCGCTTCGGTCTGCGGCATCGTTCTCACATTGTTCTGTACCTTCTATCAGGGGACAGAGACGGTGAATCTGTGGGTGGGCGTGCTGGATACCAAAACGCACTTGGTCGACTTTGGGTTTTCCAAGCTCAATGCCACCACTTGCGGTATTCTATTTACCTTTATCGTGATGGCTATTTCTCTCTTGATCCTACCGTATCACGGAAGTCCGTTGGACGATTCCGCTCCTTTACCCGAAGAAAGGGCAGCATAAACTTTTTATTGTAACCATTGGCGATGAATAGATATCCCGAGGAGACCATTGCTCTATTGCCAGTTCTATTCTAAAGGGAGGTTCGTGTCATGCCTAAGGTAACGATTCAAAAGCTCCAGGAAATGAAACAAAAGGGGGAAAAGATCAGTTACGTCACAGCCTATGACTTCGGCCAGGCAACATTGGTGGAAAAGTCGGAAATCGAGATGATTCTGGTTGGGGATAGCATGTCCATGACCATGCTGGGTCACGAATCTACGGTGCCCCTGACTACGGATCAGATGATCCATCACATCAGGGCTGTCGTGAAGGGGGCGCCTTCCCCGATGATCGTAGGAGATCTCGTCTTCGGCTCTTACAACGAGACCCCGGAGCAGGCCATCCACAGCGCCAACCGCTTGCTGAAGGAAGGGGGATGTGATGTCGTCAAGCTGGAGGGGTGTATGCCCGAGACGGTTCGCCGTATGGTCGATGCGGGTATTGGGGTGCAGGGACATATCGGCCTGACCCCGCAGACGGCAGGGCTTCTGGGTGGGTTTAAATTGCAGGGTAAGAACATGGATGCGGCGCGGAAGATCGTGGATCAGGCGAAGTCTTTGGAGCAGGCAGGAGCCTTCTCCCTGGTTGTGGAATGCGTGCCCGAGGAACTGGGACGGGCAATCACCGAGGCAGTGAAAATTCCCGTGATCGGCATCGGTGCTGGGCGATATTGCGATGGTCAGGTACTGGTCTATCACGATCTGCTGGGGATGTTCGACCGTTTCCGTCCCAAATTCGTCAAAAAATACGCCGATATTGGTGGGCAGATTGTTAAGGCGCTCCAGGAGTACAAACAGGAGGTCCGTGACGTCAAATTTCCCAGTGATGAATATGTTTTTGGAGGGCTCAGCAAGGACGATATCGGAAAAATCTATTGATGACAGAATTACAAAGCAGGAAGGAGGAAAAGTTTTTATTGGTTGATGCTTTTGTTTTATGGTGTTGATAATTATTTATTAAGGAGGAATCAACAATGTCCAAGAAGAAGGGGAAGTTGGAATTTCTGGAAATGAAGAGGAATGGGGAAAAGGTTACATGGATTACCGCTTACGATTTTCCAACAGCAATGTTTGCGGAAGCGGCAGGGATCGATATGATTTTGGTTGGGGACTCCTTAGGTATGGTCGTATTGGGATATTCAGGGACCATCCCCGTTACGATGAATGATTGCATTAGTCATTGCAAAGCAGTGCGTCGTGGCGCCCCGAACACTTTTATAGTTGGCGACCTACCCTTTGGATCTTACCAGGTCTCTGACGAGCAGGCGGTGGAGAATTCAATTCGATTTTTTAAGGAGGCTGAAGTAGATGCTATTAAGCTGGAGGGCGGCGTGCGTGTGAAAACTCGCATCAAAGCCATAGCTGAAAGCGGTGTGTTGGTTTTTGGACACATCGGTCTGACGCCGCAGAGTTCCGGCCCATTGGGGGGATTTAAGGCTCAAGGTGTGACGCCGGATTCAGCGCGCTACGTTATTGAAGATGCACTGGCGGTGGAGGAGGCGGGAGCCTACGCTCTATTGGTGGAGGGTATTCCGCCCGAGCTGACGGAGTTCATAACAAAACGTCTATCAATCCCCGTCTACTCGATTGGAGCAGGATGGCCGTGTGATGGTCAGTTGATTATTTGTGGGGACATGCTGGGACAGTTCCAGGCCTTTACGCCGAAATTTGTGAAGAAGTATGCGAATGTGGCGGAGGTGATCACAAATGCCTTTAAAGCATATGCAGAGGATGTTCGTACCGGGAAGTTCCCTGACGACAATTATGTTTACCATATTCGCAAAGGGTGTGAGGAAGAATATGCTGCCATGTTGAAGGAGTACGAGAAAAAGTAAAGCAACTCATGATTTTTTTATAATTTCTTTTCCGGACGATCCTGCCTTGATCTTTTTCAGGAGGTGTGGCGCTATGAAGATCGTGGTATTGGGTTCAGGGGCTATGGGATGCGTTTATGGGGGAAAATTAGCGGAAGCCGGTTATGAGGTAACTTTGGTAGATATATGGAAGGAGCATATCGATGCAATCAAACAGAATGGATTGCACATTGAGGGGGTTGGTGGAGAAAGAAAGATAACCTCTGTCAATGCCGTTACCTCCCCCTCAGAAGCCGGAAAGGCCGACCTCGTTATTGTTTTTGTCAAGGCAACTATGACAGAAGAAGCCGTTGTAGGTGCTAAAGGCATCTTTCAGGAAAACTCTATTGTCTTAACGCTTCAAAATGGTCTGGGAAATATCGAGGCTATTGGACGTCATGTTAATCCCAACCAGATTATGGCGGGGGTCTCGGGGCATGGAGCCACTCTCTTAGGGCCTGGGAAAGTCCGGCATGCCGGCGCGGGCTATACCGCTTTGGGAGAAATATCCGGAGTCCTAACGAAGCGTCTCGAGGAGTTGGGAGCCCTTTTCCGTCGGGGAGGGTTTGAGCCTGTAATCCTTTCTGAAAACGTTACGGGCTTGATCTGGAGTAAATTGATGGCCAATATAGCCATCAACGCCGTCACGGCAATCACAGGAATCAAAAATGGGCAGATTTTAGATTTCTCGGGAGCTTACGAAATCTCCACAGGCGCTGTTCTTGAGGCTGCCGCCGTAGCTCAAAAGAAGGGGATCCGGTTGAATGGAGATCCTGTCCAACAGGCGTTAAGGGTAATAAAAGACACGGTTGAGAATCGGTCTTCGATGTTGCAGGACGTGAGCAGACACAAACAGACGGAAATTCGCGTCATCAATAAGGCTATTGTACAAGAAGCGGAGTCTCTTGGATTGTCCGCTCCGATCAACAAAGTCCTTTCGGGGCTTGTGGAGACGATCCAAGCGTCTTATCCCGAAGAGTGAACGAGCGGCGTCGGTGTGGAAGAATAATC
This portion of the uncultured Fretibacterium sp. genome encodes:
- the ftcD gene encoding glutamate formimidoyltransferase; translated protein: MAKLVECVPNFSEGQRAEVIEAIIGEARGTPGVTILDHSSDPNHNRTVLTFVGEPQAAKQAAFACCAKAAELIDMEKHRGGHPRIGATDVIPFIPVSNVTMEECVALAHELGREIADKLSIPVYFYEAAAKRPSMKALPDVRKGEYEGLKEAIKTPERAPDEGPRAMHPRAGATVVGARPFLVAFNINLSTSDLALAKHIAQTIRAARGGYVNCRAIGLALEERGITQVSINMTDYTSTPLHRVFETVKSEAARYGVSVVGSEIIGLTPMQALLDAADFYLRLEGFKRDQVLEARLLGE
- a CDS encoding 2-dehydropantoate 2-reductase → MKIVVLGSGAMGCVYGGKLAEAGYEVTLVDIWKEHIDAIKQNGLHIEGVGGERKITSVNAVTSPSEAGKADLVIVFVKATMTEEAVVGAKGIFQENSIVLTLQNGLGNIEAIGRHVNPNQIMAGVSGHGATLLGPGKVRHAGAGYTALGEISGVLTKRLEELGALFRRGGFEPVILSENVTGLIWSKLMANIAINAVTAITGIKNGQILDFSGAYEISTGAVLEAAAVAQKKGIRLNGDPVQQALRVIKDTVENRSSMLQDVSRHKQTEIRVINKAIVQEAESLGLSAPINKVLSGLVETIQASYPEE
- a CDS encoding FCD domain-containing protein — protein: MIETKREQLIQQLTEEIQTGRFRTATKLPPERVLMEEMGVTRTLLREALMTMEGMGRLSIEGRSGITIIRNGEEKVAQNISGMVQWPSVLNGEILEVRLILEIPAAKIAARVRNDVDLEQMDRCLSALSNVDYCDEKNYARGDEWDFLLHQAIMRTTGNGLLLRVYEGVASLMRDFTRRYRGMLFNHVDGWAQNAFREHKMIVEAIRAQNSEEAGEAMRVHLCRISKGYQFFGISQHRTTCDVFCQENS
- a CDS encoding sodium:solute symporter family protein; this translates as MEVIDLIRHNGYVQAILGYAILLILIGWFVGRRVRSSSGFFVAGRRLGTGLLFTTLIAANIGAGSTVGVAAIAYKSGASAWWWIGSAGIGSMILAFCVGPRIWRIACRHGLYTLGDYLDMRYDKVFRGFFSGMMAVGTLALFSGQLLGIAWILEVVAGVPKTAGVIAGAVVATLYFAAGGLLSTAVVNIVELVVILAGFLVALPCIYEFVGGWEGLTARVAQNLPDAARQASFFSLDGIGVTVIVGYLVMLVPSFFISPGLIGKVFGAKDEHAIRWGTALNGAVQLLFAVIPVFIGMAAFAAFPDLPRADLALPTAMKEMMPFSIATLALAAIFAAEVSTADAVLYMLATSVSNDLYKRFLNPGVSDAALLRFSRAVTLASGVLGVLFALKLGSIISALTIFYSLMSVSLAAPLVFGLFTCRASNAGAILASACGIALTLFCSFYQGAETVNLWGGVLDTRTHLVDFGLAKLNAATCGILFTFVLMAVSLLILPSRSRRAE
- the panB gene encoding 3-methyl-2-oxobutanoate hydroxymethyltransferase translates to MPKVTIQKLQEMKQKGEKISYVTAYDFGQATLVEKSEIEMILVGDSMSMTMLGHESTVPLTTDQMIHHIRAVVKGAPSPMIVGDLVFGSYNETPEQAIHSANRLLKEGGCDVVKLEGCMPETVRRMVDAGIGVQGHIGLTPQTAGLLGGFKLQGKNMDAARKIVDQAKSLEQAGAFSLVVECVPEELGRAITEAVKIPVIGIGAGRYCDGQVLVYHDLLGMFDRFRPKFVKKYADIGGQIVKALQEYKQEVRDVKFPSDEYVFGGLSKDDIGKIY
- a CDS encoding sodium:solute symporter family protein, encoding MDLLLHNGYVQAILGYAILLILIGWFVGSKVKSSSGFFVAGRKLGTGLLSTTLIAANLGAGSTVGVAAIAYKSGISAWWWIGSAGIGSMILAFCVGPKIWRIACRYDLYTLGDYLDRRYSKVFRGLFSGMMSIGTLALFSGQLLGIAWILDVVAGVPKTVGVIAGAVVTTLYFAAGGLLSAAIVNIVELVVILAGFLIALPYIYGFVGGWTGLTSKVVQNLPDAVQQASFFSMDGIGVTVIVGYLVMLVPSFFISPGLIGKVFGARDEHAIRWGTATNGVAQLLFAIIPVFIGMAAFAAFPDLPRADLALPTAMKEMMPFSIATLALAAIFAAEVSTADAVLYMLATSVSNDIYKRFLNPLVSDEGLLKFSRSVTLLSGVLGVLFALKLGSIISALTIFYSLMSVSLAAPLVFGLFTRRASNAGAILASVCGIVLTLFCTFYQGTETVNLWVGVLDTKTHLVDFGFSKLNATTCGILFTFIVMAISLLILPYHGSPLDDSAPLPEERAA
- a CDS encoding M20 family metallopeptidase; the protein is MKYAKVLECLDAEGLIRFVQDVVRIDSVYDPGVPGADESRVTEFVSKFLRDEGFEVHLDEVVPGRTNIVAFLRGEAGGKTILMEGHQDVVSIGNREEWKYDPFGAEIVERDGKKVMYGRGSNDTKGNMGAAIFAARAIRDSKITFKGNILLCIPVDEEGMMIGIKHFIEKGWAKGVDGALICEPEEKHLCVFQKGALRFRVTFHGTQCHGCMPLTGNDPNWALARFIVELRQLENFEKDRLGRHEFLGWPSFTPTVLQAPVTGVAQLNVVPKEASLALDVRTVPGQEHDGIRRQIQGIVDRLSSQYSFGDDKFSATIEQLDDRPWTEVPRDHPLVASAARAYREVMGREEIYDGVPGATDGTFLQAWNNIPVLVTGAGDREIPHHVDEWVEVDDLIEASKIFALTALYFMES
- a CDS encoding PTS sugar transporter subunit IIC translates to MARQRKGWDFVIDVMNGMGRGLFASLIVGLILRQAGAYLSVPLLTKLGSAAQILMGPAIAASIACSVSAPPLAVFSSLAVGAVGAGAFAGPAPVPGEPVGAAVAALVGVLCGKIAQGKGGKGLDILLIPLATIVGGGLAAVTCAPWIARGMNAVGDLVNLTTTLQPLPMGIAVSVIMGMILTLPISSAALAISLGLSGLAAGASTVGCSAQMVGFAVMSFRENGIGGLIAQGLGTSMIQVPNIMRNPWIWVPPTLASAVLGPLATLLFRMKNNSVGAGMGTSGLVGQIGTFTVMGESAWPGVILLHFVLPALLTWFFARILEGRGLVQPGDMTLDREA
- the panB gene encoding 3-methyl-2-oxobutanoate hydroxymethyltransferase, whose product is MSKKKGKLEFLEMKRNGEKVTWITAYDFPTAMFAEAAGIDMILVGDSLGMVVLGYSGTIPVTMNDCISHCKAVRRGAPNTFIVGDLPFGSYQVSDEQAVENSIRFFKEAEVDAIKLEGGVRVKTRIKAIAESGVLVFGHIGLTPQSSGPLGGFKAQGVTPDSARYVIEDALAVEEAGAYALLVEGIPPELTEFITKRLSIPVYSIGAGWPCDGQLIICGDMLGQFQAFTPKFVKKYANVAEVITNAFKAYAEDVRTGKFPDDNYVYHIRKGCEEEYAAMLKEYEKK